One Deinococcus ruber DNA window includes the following coding sequences:
- a CDS encoding HNH endonuclease encodes MPRAGIEIGAISGSTPARAAVNLSTPRVLVLNASYEALHVTSAKRAITLVQYGVAEVLEESSDVVRSPSTELHVPSVIRLKRYVRRPRAHPIPFNRRNVLRRDHFLCQYCGSREDLTIDHVHPRSRGGRHGWDNVVAACRICNQRKGNRTPDEAEMPLKMPPRAPSFGFYAYGQFAQMREGWGKYIGEK; translated from the coding sequence ATGCCTAGAGCTGGAATAGAGATAGGAGCCATTTCCGGCTCTACTCCAGCACGCGCGGCGGTGAACTTAAGCACCCCGCGCGTGCTTGTTTTGAACGCCTCGTATGAAGCTCTGCATGTCACCAGCGCCAAACGTGCCATCACACTGGTGCAGTACGGCGTGGCAGAAGTGCTGGAAGAAAGCAGCGACGTGGTGCGCTCGCCCAGCACCGAACTGCATGTTCCCAGCGTGATCCGGCTGAAGCGCTACGTGCGGCGCCCCCGCGCCCACCCGATTCCCTTCAACCGGCGCAACGTGCTGCGGCGCGACCACTTTCTGTGCCAGTACTGCGGCTCGCGCGAAGACCTGACCATCGACCACGTGCATCCGCGTTCACGGGGCGGGCGGCACGGCTGGGACAACGTGGTTGCCGCCTGCCGCATCTGCAACCAGCGCAAGGGCAACCGCACCCCCGACGAGGCCGAAATGCCCCTGAAGATGCCGCCGCGTGCGCCCAGCTTCGGGTTCTACGCCTACGGCCAGTTTGCCCAGATGCGCGAAGGCTGGGGCAAGTACATCGGTGAGAAGTAA
- a CDS encoding HAMP domain-containing protein — translation MKYTVVIRQPVPENIQSQLTQELVEHFELSLDQAGKLASRRSGRLMKPTSRKRAERLLEVFQSVGAQVNLEEVRDDTVVMPSVFPVAERSGMVGPAGAAFAATPGSAFPGGAGVSVLDSGAFAGSSMAAGGVATLPSPGFPATGAGDWMDGSSALTPLETELAPLAPQDGDLSAPGVIAAENTVPADSAWADFTGSLAGGGSAAPAAAVVVNEVAAPTGMMESDMTSEAAPKVRRSSLARRVLVSTLLPLLLFTVVTLAFLVYALPRAQRQLIGQNAQAVAVAVGSNLDVTDQNTVYGQLDALIKRSSVGFVQVNLPDGTTFFRSKNAFTDGPLSEKIASWVQTHPDNSTFIESGSPADSYRYQLSLLEQVGAGDSSQAKALKTSIANPKNQESTTTTYVLSSINVTQDAKGVREVAQGVKSSAGTQLYSIVVGVPADDAFRLLTNTLLLVLGVALIAFIVASLLAVRTARLVVQPIERLVKAADAISMGDLERPVQVERNDEIGDLAQALERMRLSLEAAMERLRKRRSKA, via the coding sequence ATGAAATATACCGTCGTGATCCGTCAGCCTGTCCCCGAGAACATTCAGAGCCAGCTTACCCAGGAACTTGTCGAGCACTTCGAACTGAGTCTGGATCAGGCCGGCAAACTGGCGTCGCGCCGCAGTGGTCGCCTGATGAAGCCCACCAGCCGCAAGCGTGCCGAGCGGCTGCTGGAGGTGTTTCAGTCGGTGGGCGCACAGGTCAATCTGGAAGAAGTGCGCGACGACACCGTGGTGATGCCCAGCGTCTTTCCGGTGGCCGAGCGCTCGGGAATGGTCGGGCCTGCCGGAGCAGCGTTCGCCGCAACACCGGGCAGCGCCTTTCCGGGCGGCGCGGGCGTATCGGTGCTCGACAGCGGGGCGTTTGCCGGAAGCAGTATGGCCGCAGGGGGCGTGGCGACCCTGCCCAGTCCCGGCTTTCCGGCGACTGGGGCGGGCGACTGGATGGACGGCAGCTCGGCGCTGACGCCCCTGGAAACTGAACTGGCTCCGCTGGCCCCGCAGGACGGCGACCTGAGTGCGCCGGGCGTGATCGCTGCCGAGAACACGGTGCCCGCCGATAGCGCCTGGGCCGACTTTACCGGGTCGCTGGCCGGGGGTGGCAGCGCTGCGCCCGCCGCCGCTGTGGTGGTCAACGAGGTGGCTGCACCGACGGGCATGATGGAAAGCGACATGACCTCGGAGGCTGCGCCGAAGGTGCGCCGAAGCAGTCTGGCCCGCCGGGTGCTGGTTTCGACCCTGCTGCCGCTGCTGCTGTTCACGGTCGTGACGCTGGCCTTCCTGGTGTACGCGCTGCCCCGCGCTCAGCGCCAGCTGATCGGCCAGAACGCACAGGCAGTGGCGGTCGCGGTGGGTAGTAACCTCGACGTGACCGACCAGAACACCGTGTACGGCCAGCTCGACGCCCTGATCAAGCGCAGCTCGGTGGGTTTCGTGCAGGTCAATCTGCCCGACGGCACTACCTTCTTCCGCAGCAAGAACGCCTTTACCGACGGCCCGCTGTCCGAGAAGATCGCGAGCTGGGTGCAGACCCACCCCGACAACTCGACCTTCATCGAGAGCGGCAGCCCCGCCGATTCGTACCGCTACCAGCTTTCGCTGCTGGAGCAGGTGGGCGCGGGTGATTCCAGCCAGGCCAAGGCGCTCAAGACCTCCATCGCCAATCCCAAGAACCAGGAATCCACCACCACCACCTACGTGCTGTCGAGCATCAACGTGACCCAGGATGCCAAGGGCGTGCGAGAGGTGGCTCAGGGCGTCAAGAGTTCGGCAGGCACGCAGCTGTACAGCATCGTGGTCGGTGTGCCCGCCGACGACGCCTTCCGCCTGCTGACCAATACTCTGCTGCTGGTGCTGGGTGTGGCGCTCATTGCCTTCATCGTGGCGTCGCTGCTGGCCGTGCGAACCGCTCGCCTGGTGGTTCAGCCGATCGAGCGTCTGGTGAAGGCCGCCGACGCCATCAGCATGGGCGACCTGGAGCGCCCGGTGCAGGTCGAGCGCAACGACGAGATCGGCGATCTGGCGCAGGCCCTGGAGCGCATGCGTCTGTCGCTGGAAGCCGCGATGGAGCGCCTGAGAAAGCGCCGCAGCAAGGCGTAA
- a CDS encoding TVP38/TMEM64 family protein translates to MTHVARTRWRPPAWAWWVLGLAVLLGLISVPQVRGFLLDAWHALSNDDPAVRRAWVNRFGVWGPLALIAGMLVQAALPLLPATADVMIASLAYGPYVGFAIVYVGTLLGAVLGYALGRAAGGRLIRRLAGETLSARTEAFARQRGWKAVLMIRLMPALKAEVMNLVAGAVGIPFGPFLLASALGALPATALVVWLAASPSRLVWGVVLFSAATGVVLLVRWVLARRAVGREL, encoded by the coding sequence TTGACCCATGTTGCCCGAACCCGCTGGCGGCCACCCGCCTGGGCATGGTGGGTGCTGGGGCTGGCGGTGCTGCTGGGGCTGATCTCGGTTCCGCAGGTGCGCGGGTTTCTGCTCGACGCCTGGCACGCCCTGAGCAACGACGATCCGGCGGTGCGGCGGGCCTGGGTGAACCGGTTCGGGGTGTGGGGGCCGCTGGCCCTGATCGCCGGAATGCTGGTCCAGGCCGCGCTGCCGCTGCTGCCCGCCACCGCCGATGTGATGATCGCCTCGCTGGCCTACGGGCCGTATGTGGGCTTTGCCATCGTGTATGTGGGTACGCTGCTGGGGGCGGTGCTGGGGTACGCCCTGGGCCGCGCCGCCGGGGGTCGCCTGATCCGCCGTCTGGCCGGAGAAACCCTGAGCGCCCGCACCGAAGCCTTCGCCCGTCAGCGCGGCTGGAAAGCGGTCCTGATGATCCGGCTGATGCCCGCTCTCAAGGCCGAAGTCATGAATCTGGTGGCGGGCGCGGTGGGCATTCCCTTTGGGCCGTTTCTGTTGGCCTCGGCGCTGGGTGCGCTTCCGGCGACAGCGCTGGTGGTGTGGCTAGCAGCCAGTCCGTCGCGGCTGGTGTGGGGCGTGGTCCTATTCAGCGCCGCGACGGGGGTGGTGCTGCTGGTGCGCTGGGTGCTGGCGAGGCGGGCGGTGGGCCGTGAGCTATGA
- a CDS encoding isocitrate lyase/PEP mutase family protein, which translates to MYPITNSVEFSRLHRQGLLLPNAWDAASARSFEAAGFEAIGTTSAGIAWASGFPDGQRLSLADMEREISKIVKAVGIPVNADLEAGYGDTPEAVADSASRMQALGAAGINLEDASGHEAEPLYSLEAQQRRLEAARRHAPDLFLTARTDTYLLGFGAGAQERLDETLRRGRAYLGAGADLVFVPGLAEPQTLRVLSRAFEGRLAVMAGPGAPPAPELWSLGVRRVSTGPSAMLRVLGLTARMARELRQHGTSATLATDALSFEQAQHLFR; encoded by the coding sequence ATGTATCCAATCACGAATTCAGTTGAATTTTCTCGGCTTCATCGGCAGGGGTTACTGCTGCCCAACGCCTGGGATGCGGCGAGCGCCCGCAGCTTCGAGGCGGCGGGGTTCGAGGCCATCGGCACGACGAGCGCAGGGATCGCCTGGGCCAGCGGCTTCCCCGATGGTCAGCGGCTGAGCCTCGCAGATATGGAACGCGAAATAAGCAAAATCGTGAAGGCGGTCGGAATTCCGGTCAATGCCGATCTGGAAGCGGGGTACGGCGACACACCGGAGGCGGTGGCAGACAGCGCGTCTCGGATGCAGGCGCTGGGGGCGGCGGGTATCAATCTGGAAGACGCCAGCGGGCACGAGGCCGAGCCGCTGTATTCCCTCGAAGCGCAGCAGCGTCGCCTGGAAGCGGCCCGCCGCCACGCTCCCGACCTCTTCCTGACCGCCCGCACCGACACCTATCTGCTGGGGTTCGGCGCAGGCGCTCAGGAACGGCTGGACGAAACGCTTCGCCGGGGGCGGGCTTATCTGGGAGCCGGAGCCGATCTGGTCTTTGTGCCGGGGCTGGCTGAGCCACAGACGCTGCGTGTGCTGAGTAGGGCGTTTGAGGGGCGACTGGCGGTGATGGCCGGGCCGGGAGCGCCGCCCGCACCGGAATTGTGGAGTCTGGGCGTTCGGCGGGTGAGCACCGGGCCATCTGCCATGCTGCGCGTACTCGGCCTGACCGCCCGGATGGCTCGGGAACTGCGGCAACACGGCACCTCTGCCACGCTGGCGACAGACGCCCTGAGCTTCGAGCAGGCTCAGCACCTGTTCCGTTAG
- the uvrB gene encoding excinuclease ABC subunit UvrB, with protein MLRVESNYTPSGDQPTAIRSLVDGLDSGLKYQTLLGATGTGKTYTMAKVIEETGRPALIMAPNKILTAQLASEFREFFPGSAVEFFISYYDYYQPEAYVPGKDLFIEKDANINHEIERLRHSATRSLLTRPDTIVVASVSCIYGLGDPEEYRALNLLLKVGAPIGRDAILDRLVTMQYERNDIELAPGRFRAKGDTLEIWPSYDEQPLRLELWGDDLDRIQVVHPVTGDKLADLDATVVYPAKHYVASAGNVERAIVNIQTELDERVEYFKGMGKLLEAQRIKERTMYDLEMLKVLGYCSGIENYSRHIDGRAIGATPYTMLDYFPDNFVTFIDESHVTVPQIGGMANGDRARKQTLVDYGFRLPSALDNRPLNFQEFLEKTGQTVFVSATPGPYEREVSDSTADQIIRPTGLVDPPVSVRPIQGQIEDLLGRIRQRASVGERVLVTTLTKRMSEDLSEYLMEKGVRARYMHSDIDSVERQVIIRDLRLGHYDVLIGINLLREGLDLPEVSLVAILDADKPGFLRSERALIQTIGRAARNINGEVILYGDSITPAMQYAMDETRRRREKQTAHNLEHGITPTSIVKGIRSVIRGEEEAELPQPGELGTDKDSLTAQLTDLELDMWQASEDLDFEKAASLRDQIRAIEAKLQGKEFSQPTIPGQKVRRRGRR; from the coding sequence ATGCTCAGGGTAGAATCTAACTACACGCCGTCCGGAGACCAGCCGACCGCCATTCGCAGCCTCGTGGACGGCCTGGACAGCGGCCTGAAGTATCAGACGCTGCTGGGCGCGACCGGGACGGGCAAGACCTACACCATGGCCAAAGTGATCGAGGAGACCGGGCGGCCTGCTCTGATCATGGCCCCCAACAAAATTCTGACCGCTCAGCTCGCCAGCGAATTCCGCGAGTTTTTCCCCGGCAGCGCCGTCGAATTCTTTATCTCGTATTACGACTACTACCAGCCCGAAGCGTATGTGCCGGGCAAAGACCTGTTTATCGAGAAAGACGCCAACATCAACCACGAGATCGAGCGGCTTCGGCATAGCGCCACCCGCAGCCTGCTGACGCGCCCCGATACCATCGTGGTGGCGTCGGTGAGCTGCATTTACGGCCTGGGCGACCCGGAAGAGTACCGCGCCCTGAACCTGCTGCTGAAGGTAGGAGCGCCGATTGGCCGCGACGCCATTCTCGACCGCCTCGTCACCATGCAGTACGAGCGCAACGATATCGAGCTGGCTCCGGGCCGCTTCCGGGCGAAGGGCGACACGCTGGAAATCTGGCCCAGCTACGACGAACAGCCGCTGCGTCTGGAACTGTGGGGCGACGATCTGGACCGTATTCAGGTGGTGCATCCGGTCACGGGCGACAAGCTGGCCGACCTCGACGCGACGGTGGTGTATCCGGCGAAGCACTATGTGGCGAGCGCCGGAAACGTCGAACGCGCCATCGTCAATATTCAGACGGAACTTGACGAGCGGGTCGAGTATTTCAAGGGCATGGGCAAGCTGCTGGAGGCCCAGCGCATCAAAGAGCGCACCATGTACGACCTCGAAATGCTGAAAGTGCTGGGCTACTGCTCGGGCATCGAGAACTATTCGCGGCACATCGACGGGCGGGCGATTGGCGCGACGCCCTACACTATGCTCGACTACTTCCCCGACAACTTCGTCACCTTTATCGACGAGTCGCACGTGACGGTGCCGCAGATCGGCGGCATGGCGAACGGTGACCGGGCACGCAAGCAGACGCTGGTCGATTACGGCTTCCGGCTGCCGAGCGCTCTGGACAACCGCCCGCTGAACTTTCAGGAGTTTCTGGAAAAGACCGGGCAGACGGTGTTTGTGAGCGCGACCCCCGGCCCCTACGAGCGCGAGGTGAGCGACAGCACCGCCGATCAGATCATCCGGCCCACCGGTCTGGTCGATCCGCCGGTCAGTGTGCGCCCGATTCAGGGCCAGATCGAAGACCTGCTGGGGCGCATCCGGCAGAGGGCCAGCGTGGGCGAGCGGGTGCTGGTCACGACGCTCACCAAGCGCATGTCGGAAGACCTGAGCGAGTACCTGATGGAAAAGGGCGTGCGGGCGCGGTACATGCACTCCGACATCGACAGCGTGGAGCGGCAGGTCATCATCCGCGATCTGCGGCTGGGGCACTACGACGTGCTGATCGGCATCAACCTGCTGCGCGAGGGCCTCGATCTGCCGGAAGTGTCGCTGGTCGCCATTCTGGACGCCGACAAGCCGGGCTTTCTGCGAAGCGAGCGGGCGCTGATCCAGACGATAGGCCGAGCCGCCCGCAACATCAACGGCGAGGTGATTCTGTACGGCGACAGCATCACGCCCGCCATGCAGTACGCGATGGACGAGACGAGACGCCGCCGCGAGAAGCAGACGGCGCACAATCTGGAACACGGCATCACGCCGACCAGCATCGTCAAGGGCATCCGCAGTGTCATTCGCGGTGAGGAGGAAGCCGAGCTGCCGCAGCCGGGCGAACTCGGCACCGACAAGGACAGCCTGACCGCCCAGCTCACCGATCTGGAACTCGATATGTGGCAGGCCTCCGAAGACCTGGACTTCGAGAAAGCCGCGAGCCTGCGCGACCAGATTCGCGCCATCGAAGCCAAGCTTCAGGGCAAGGAGTTCTCGCAGCCGACCATTCCCGGGCAGAAGGTCAGGCGGCGCGGGCGGCGGTAA
- the pdxY gene encoding pyridoxal kinase PdxY, with product MNTALPLNILSIQSWVSYGHVGNAAAVFPLQRLGFEVWSINTVQFSNHTGYGAWTGQVYPPEVVAEIVDGIAQRGVLPSCNAVLSGYMGSEGTVSAVIDAVRRVRAANPAALYCCDPVMGDVGRGVFVRPELPAQIAALAVPEADLLTPNQFELELLTGQTVQTLEQALGAAHTLRGRMRAAGPRVVLITSLLRGDAPAGGIETLAVCDEGAWLCRTPLIPLDPPRNGTGDAIAALFFGHYLKSGQVGDALSLSMSALHALLTLTHAAGSREIQLVVAQNEYERPTHIFEAQRVEG from the coding sequence GTGAATACTGCGCTTCCGCTGAATATCCTCTCAATCCAGTCGTGGGTCAGTTACGGGCATGTCGGCAACGCTGCCGCCGTGTTTCCGTTGCAGCGTCTGGGCTTCGAGGTCTGGAGCATCAACACCGTGCAGTTTTCCAACCACACCGGCTACGGCGCGTGGACGGGTCAGGTGTATCCGCCCGAAGTGGTCGCCGAGATCGTGGACGGCATCGCGCAGCGCGGCGTGCTGCCGAGCTGTAACGCGGTGCTGAGCGGCTATATGGGCAGCGAGGGCACCGTGTCGGCAGTGATAGACGCGGTGCGGCGCGTGCGGGCAGCCAACCCGGCGGCGCTGTACTGCTGCGACCCGGTGATGGGCGACGTGGGGCGCGGCGTGTTTGTGCGCCCGGAACTGCCAGCACAGATCGCGGCGCTGGCCGTGCCGGAAGCCGACCTGCTGACGCCTAACCAGTTCGAGCTGGAACTGCTGACCGGACAGACGGTGCAGACGCTGGAGCAGGCACTCGGGGCCGCCCACACGCTGCGGGGCCGCATGCGTGCGGCGGGGCCGAGGGTCGTGCTCATCACCAGTCTGCTGCGCGGCGACGCTCCAGCGGGCGGCATCGAAACGCTGGCCGTCTGTGACGAGGGCGCGTGGCTGTGCCGCACTCCGCTGATTCCGCTCGATCCACCGCGCAACGGCACCGGAGACGCCATCGCCGCGCTGTTTTTCGGTCATTACCTGAAGTCAGGACAGGTGGGCGACGCCCTGAGCCTCTCGATGAGCGCCCTGCACGCCCTGCTCACCCTGACGCACGCGGCGGGCAGCCGTGAAATTCAGCTCGTTGTCGCCCAGAACGAATACGAGCGCCCCACCCACATCTTTGAAGCGCAGCGAGTGGAAGGCTAG
- a CDS encoding YIP1 family protein encodes MSLPNPQATIQNMFAQSTAVLTQPSVATFERFERRGGVREAFIYVLLAALVSAIISGLFALLPFHHVSAGAQFFTSLISIPVEFGIFTGLVYFVGQQLFRGTGTYPEVAYTFALFFVPISIASTIIGIIPILGWLISFILGLVNVYFGFLAVQSSMNIREQGSAIVTLVLSWIGAIIVNVIIGALVAVPFVTRAILNGN; translated from the coding sequence ATGTCGTTACCCAACCCGCAGGCCACCATTCAGAACATGTTCGCCCAGAGCACGGCGGTCTTGACCCAGCCGAGCGTCGCCACCTTCGAGCGCTTCGAGCGGCGCGGCGGCGTGCGGGAGGCGTTCATTTACGTGCTGCTGGCTGCGCTGGTATCGGCAATCATTTCGGGCCTGTTCGCGCTGCTGCCGTTTCATCATGTCAGCGCTGGCGCTCAGTTCTTTACCAGCCTGATCAGCATTCCCGTCGAGTTCGGCATCTTTACCGGGCTGGTGTACTTCGTGGGCCAGCAGCTCTTCAGGGGCACCGGCACGTATCCGGAAGTGGCGTATACCTTTGCGCTGTTCTTCGTGCCGATCTCGATTGCCAGCACCATCATCGGCATCATTCCCATTCTCGGCTGGCTGATCAGCTTCATTCTCGGCCTGGTCAACGTGTACTTCGGGTTCCTGGCGGTGCAGTCGAGCATGAATATCCGCGAGCAGGGATCGGCCATCGTCACGCTGGTGCTGTCGTGGATCGGGGCCATCATCGTGAATGTGATTATCGGAGCGCTCGTCGCGGTTCCCTTCGTCACACGCGCCATCCTCAACGGCAACTGA
- a CDS encoding monothiol bacilliredoxin BrxC family protein encodes MTPVLVPLTTPDEVETFLAEHPTAGVFKAGTCHKTMQGFGVLETFLQDHDLPIGFIRVVDWRPASNHVAARTGIQHQSPQLIVFKQGEPVFDVDNWDITPERLEPVFEQYVPARAEAAAVEAASTTEPYKALMRAFLSGELPDWAFQDQYINLFRDDASLRSQREFELLSKLFGDPDAYHGGLHQLGAPQERGDLKARVQELLNEL; translated from the coding sequence ATGACCCCTGTACTGGTTCCACTGACCACCCCCGATGAAGTCGAGACGTTCCTGGCCGAGCACCCCACGGCGGGCGTGTTCAAGGCGGGCACCTGCCACAAGACCATGCAGGGCTTCGGCGTGCTCGAAACCTTCCTGCAAGACCACGACCTGCCCATCGGCTTTATCCGGGTGGTGGACTGGCGGCCTGCCAGCAACCATGTGGCGGCCCGCACCGGCATTCAGCACCAGTCGCCGCAGCTCATCGTCTTCAAGCAGGGCGAGCCGGTGTTCGACGTGGATAACTGGGACATCACGCCCGAGCGGCTGGAGCCGGTCTTCGAGCAGTACGTTCCGGCCCGTGCCGAGGCTGCTGCCGTAGAAGCCGCCAGCACCACTGAACCCTACAAGGCCCTGATGCGTGCCTTCCTGAGCGGCGAGCTGCCCGACTGGGCCTTCCAGGATCAGTACATCAACCTGTTCCGTGACGACGCCAGCCTCCGCAGCCAGCGCGAGTTCGAGCTGCTCTCCAAGCTGTTTGGTGATCCCGACGCCTATCACGGCGGTCTGCATCAGCTGGGCGCACCCCAGGAACGCGGCGATCTGAAAGCGCGAGTCCAGGAACTTCTGAACGAACTGTAA
- a CDS encoding Ada metal-binding domain-containing protein: protein MPWPLPRDFMLTAMLAADAACDGRFITGVVSTGIYCLPSCRARKPRPENVVFYHTPAQARQAGLRACLRCHPDAFHAGIDAQEQQLESVLPGLDVREVASVAALARRLDVGTSKLHALFRQYLHTTPAEWLNRRRVAQVRHHLLTTPSSVGQLAFEAGFESLSAFGMQFRRLCALTPHELRALSPGQPFELALPPGYPVEAMLRELGRDPQQTTARTAGQRWTGVLRLPSGPAVVRLDFEAQRVRAEVSPTADWTPADALALHTALLRSLGLSTDPRPFEAQIPPHLAALIGGQAGLRPSLVPGEFDGLIWAILGQ, encoded by the coding sequence ATGCCCTGGCCCCTGCCGCGAGACTTCATGCTGACGGCCATGCTGGCTGCCGACGCCGCCTGCGATGGCCGGTTCATCACCGGGGTCGTCAGTACCGGCATCTACTGTCTGCCTTCCTGCCGCGCCCGCAAACCCAGGCCCGAAAACGTGGTGTTCTACCACACGCCAGCACAGGCGCGGCAGGCGGGTCTGCGGGCCTGTCTGCGCTGTCATCCCGACGCCTTTCATGCTGGAATCGACGCACAGGAACAGCAGCTCGAAAGCGTGCTGCCCGGCCTGGACGTGCGCGAGGTGGCCTCGGTGGCAGCGCTGGCCCGGCGGCTGGACGTGGGCACCAGCAAGCTTCATGCGCTGTTTCGCCAGTACCTGCACACCACGCCTGCCGAGTGGCTGAATCGGCGGCGGGTGGCCCAGGTGCGCCATCACCTGCTGACGACGCCGTCCTCGGTGGGCCAACTCGCCTTTGAAGCGGGCTTCGAGAGCCTGTCGGCCTTTGGAATGCAGTTTCGCCGCCTCTGCGCCCTGACCCCGCATGAACTACGGGCACTGTCGCCCGGCCAGCCGTTTGAACTCGCGCTGCCGCCGGGTTATCCAGTCGAGGCGATGCTGCGCGAACTGGGCCGCGACCCTCAGCAGACCACGGCCCGCACGGCTGGGCAGCGCTGGACAGGGGTGCTGCGTCTGCCCAGTGGGCCTGCCGTGGTACGCCTCGATTTTGAAGCGCAGCGGGTGCGGGCAGAAGTTTCCCCCACGGCTGACTGGACACCTGCCGACGCCCTGGCCCTGCATACGGCCCTGCTGCGCTCGCTGGGTCTGTCCACCGATCCCAGGCCGTTTGAAGCGCAGATTCCGCCGCATCTGGCAGCACTGATCGGTGGTCAGGCGGGCCTGCGCCCTTCGCTGGTGCCCGGTGAATTTGACGGTCTGATCTGGGCGATTCTGGGGCAATAG
- a CDS encoding NAD-dependent epimerase/dehydratase family protein, producing MNILVLGGTRFVGKYIVLAALERGHHVTVFTRGQTPDDLPAAVTRLHGDRSEGLDALGTATWDACIDVNGYLPRFVRHSAELLRERVGRYLFISTVSVYAPGERDTTPESAPLIELGDPATEDIAAHYGGLKVLCERAVSEVYGERATHVRPHIVAGPEDYTRRFTYWPEALAKAGPVLAPGDGSDPVQYIDARDLGAFVVHLLETGQGGIYNAAAPFRPWRDFLAQIAAGVGSASELHWTPASELEARGLGWNELPLYVPRAADDQVLMRTDTAAAVAAGLSCRPLEETARDTLAWSVQQPAEARPTAVPFSTGQP from the coding sequence ATGAACATCCTCGTCCTGGGCGGAACGCGGTTTGTGGGCAAATACATCGTGCTGGCGGCGCTGGAACGGGGCCACCACGTCACGGTCTTCACACGGGGACAGACGCCCGACGACCTGCCCGCAGCGGTCACGCGGCTGCACGGCGACCGCAGCGAGGGTCTGGACGCCCTGGGAACGGCCACCTGGGACGCCTGCATCGACGTGAACGGCTACCTGCCCCGCTTTGTGCGCCACAGCGCCGAGCTGCTGCGCGAGCGGGTGGGGCGGTATCTGTTCATCAGCACCGTCAGTGTGTATGCGCCGGGCGAGCGCGACACCACGCCTGAATCTGCGCCGCTGATCGAACTGGGCGACCCCGCCACCGAAGACATCGCGGCCCATTACGGCGGCCTGAAGGTGCTGTGCGAACGCGCCGTGTCGGAGGTGTACGGCGAGCGGGCCACCCACGTGCGCCCACATATCGTGGCGGGGCCGGAAGACTACACCCGGCGCTTCACCTACTGGCCCGAAGCGCTGGCGAAGGCCGGGCCGGTGCTGGCTCCCGGCGACGGCAGCGACCCGGTGCAGTACATCGACGCCCGCGATCTGGGCGCGTTCGTGGTGCATCTGCTGGAAACGGGTCAGGGCGGCATCTATAACGCGGCGGCCCCCTTCAGACCCTGGCGCGACTTCCTGGCGCAGATCGCTGCCGGGGTCGGGTCCGCGTCCGAGCTGCACTGGACGCCCGCGAGCGAGCTGGAAGCGCGGGGCCTGGGCTGGAACGAGCTGCCGCTGTATGTGCCGCGTGCCGCCGACGATCAGGTTCTTATGCGGACCGACACTGCCGCTGCCGTCGCTGCCGGACTGAGCTGTCGCCCGCTGGAGGAAACGGCGCGGGACACCCTGGCCTGGAGTGTGCAGCAGCCCGCCGAAGCGCGGCCCACAGCGGTACCGTTCAGCACCGGGCAACCTTGA